In Paraburkholderia bryophila, a single genomic region encodes these proteins:
- the truB gene encoding tRNA pseudouridine(55) synthase TruB → MTAPQRPRVPRRALDGVLLLDKPLGLSSNDALIRAKRLYLAKKAGHTGTLDPLATGLLPLCFGEATKFSQDLLEADKTYEATMRLGIRTTTGDAEGEAIDTRPVRCDEAAVQAAMSRFLGEITQVPPMYSALKRDGKPLYEYARAGQTVEREGRQVTILKLDLLACALPDVTFRVTCTKGTYVRTLAEDIGEALGCGAHLVALRRTGVGALTLENSVTLDALSDATEAERDTWLQPVDALLSTFPSVELNEDATRRFLHGQRLKLSELSISSEAANAPRVRVYAAEGRLLGVAKPGEGVLAPERLVVTAES, encoded by the coding sequence ATGACCGCTCCTCAACGTCCCCGCGTGCCGCGTCGCGCGCTCGATGGCGTGCTGCTGCTCGACAAGCCGCTCGGCCTGTCGAGCAACGACGCGCTGATTCGCGCGAAGCGTCTCTATCTGGCGAAAAAGGCGGGCCATACCGGCACGCTCGATCCGCTCGCCACTGGTTTGCTGCCGCTGTGTTTCGGCGAAGCCACCAAGTTTTCGCAGGACCTGCTCGAAGCCGACAAGACCTACGAGGCCACGATGCGCCTCGGCATTCGCACGACCACCGGCGACGCCGAAGGCGAAGCGATCGACACGCGCCCCGTGAGGTGCGACGAGGCCGCGGTTCAGGCGGCCATGAGCCGTTTTCTCGGCGAGATCACCCAGGTTCCGCCGATGTATTCGGCGCTCAAGCGCGACGGCAAACCGTTGTACGAATACGCGCGCGCCGGCCAGACGGTCGAGCGGGAAGGGCGCCAGGTGACGATCCTCAAGCTCGACCTGCTCGCGTGCGCGTTGCCTGACGTGACGTTTCGGGTGACCTGCACCAAGGGGACGTACGTGCGCACGCTGGCTGAAGATATCGGCGAAGCGTTGGGTTGCGGCGCGCATCTGGTCGCGTTGCGGCGTACGGGTGTGGGCGCGCTGACGCTGGAGAATTCGGTGACGCTCGACGCGTTGTCCGACGCCACGGAAGCCGAGCGTGATACGTGGCTGCAACCGGTGGATGCGTTGTTGTCGACGTTCCCGTCCGTCGAGTTGAATGAAGACGCGACGCGCCGCTTTCTGCACGGTCAGCGTCTGAAGCTGTCCGAGTTGAGTATTAGCAGCGAAGCAGCGAATGCACCGCGCGTCAGAGTATATGCCGCGGAAGGTCGGCTGCTTGGCGTCGCGAAGCCGGGTGAGGGTGTGCTGGCGCCCGAACGTTTGGTGGTCACCGCGGAGAGTTAA